From one Erythrobacter sp. HKB08 genomic stretch:
- a CDS encoding d(CMP) kinase, which yields MIIAVDGPTASGKGTISKALAAHFGLPHLDTGLLYRAVGRQVFLNGGDPDCAEDALAGTEFPDSLLEDDILRDEGSGSLASRVSIHPSVRKALFERQRAFAEQPGGAVLDGRDIGTVIAPDADVKLFVIASVDARAQRRFAEMSGRGAETTLDEIAEDLRRRDERDTNRKDAPLKAAPDAFVLDTSTLDKDAAIAAAIEAVEQALPSR from the coding sequence ATGATCATCGCCGTCGACGGACCGACCGCATCGGGCAAGGGCACGATCTCCAAGGCACTCGCCGCGCACTTCGGCCTGCCCCATCTCGATACCGGCCTGCTCTATCGCGCGGTCGGCAGGCAGGTGTTCCTTAATGGCGGCGATCCCGACTGCGCCGAGGATGCGCTTGCCGGGACTGAATTCCCGGACAGCCTGCTCGAAGACGACATCCTGCGCGACGAAGGATCCGGCAGCCTTGCTAGCCGTGTCTCCATCCACCCATCGGTCCGCAAGGCCCTGTTCGAGCGCCAACGCGCCTTTGCCGAACAGCCCGGCGGGGCGGTACTCGACGGGCGCGACATCGGCACGGTCATCGCTCCCGATGCCGATGTGAAGCTGTTCGTCATCGCCAGCGTCGACGCACGCGCACAGCGGCGCTTCGCCGAAATGAGCGGCCGCGGCGCCGAGACCACGCTGGACGAAATCGCAGAAGATTTGCGCCGCCGGGACGAGCGCGACACGAACCGCAAGGACGCCCCGCTCAAGGCCGCGCCTGACGCGTTCGTGCTCGACACAAGTACGCTCGACAAGGACGCCGCCATCGCCGCTGCGATCGAGGCGGTCGAACAGGCGCTCCCAAGCAGGTAG
- the rpsA gene encoding 30S ribosomal protein S1 has protein sequence MATSANPTRDDFEALLNEQLGGAADGGFEGRVVKGTVTAIENGKAVIDVGLKSEGRVDLKEFMRGEDEHGLEVGSEVEVYVDRVENADGEAMLSRDRARREAAWDKLESEFGEGKRVEGRIFGRVKGGFTVDLDGAVAFLPGSQVDIRPVRDITPLMDVPQPFQILKMDRRRGNIVVSRRSILEETRAEQRSELIDQLSEGQVTDGVVKNITDYGAFVDLGGIDGLLHVTDMSYKRVNHPSEVIEIGQTVTVQIIRINADTQRISLGMKQLESDPWDGVGAKYPVGAKLTGTVTNITEYGAFVELEPGIEGLVHVSEMSWTKKNVHPGKIVSTSQEVEVMVLEVDAEKRRISLGLKQAQRNPWEEFAEKHPVGSKVEGEVKNATEFGLFIGLDGDVDGMVHMSDIAWGISGEDALALHRKGEQVEAIVLDVDTDKERISLGMKQLEKGAPTEAGAQGSLKRNDVVTVTVLEVRDGGLEVQVGDDGATGFIKRSDLGRDRDEQRPDRFQVGSKVDAMVTGFDRSKKPNFSIKARQIAEEKEAVAQFGSSDSGASLGDILGEALKKND, from the coding sequence ATGGCAACCTCTGCCAACCCTACGCGCGACGATTTCGAAGCGCTTCTCAACGAACAACTCGGCGGCGCAGCCGACGGCGGCTTTGAAGGCCGTGTCGTCAAAGGCACCGTGACCGCCATCGAAAACGGCAAGGCCGTTATCGACGTAGGCCTCAAGAGCGAAGGCCGCGTCGACCTCAAGGAATTCATGCGCGGCGAAGACGAGCATGGTCTCGAAGTCGGCAGCGAAGTCGAAGTCTATGTCGACCGCGTCGAAAACGCCGACGGCGAAGCGATGCTGTCGCGCGACCGCGCCCGCCGCGAAGCCGCCTGGGACAAGCTGGAAAGCGAGTTCGGCGAAGGCAAGCGCGTCGAAGGCCGCATCTTCGGCCGCGTCAAGGGCGGCTTCACCGTCGACCTCGACGGCGCCGTGGCCTTCCTGCCCGGTTCGCAGGTCGACATCCGCCCGGTTCGCGACATCACCCCGCTGATGGACGTTCCGCAGCCCTTCCAGATCCTCAAGATGGACCGTCGTCGCGGCAACATCGTCGTTTCGCGTCGTTCGATCCTCGAAGAAACGCGCGCCGAACAGCGCAGCGAGCTGATCGACCAGCTGAGCGAAGGCCAGGTCACCGACGGTGTCGTCAAGAACATCACCGACTACGGTGCCTTCGTCGACCTCGGCGGCATCGACGGCCTGCTCCATGTCACCGACATGAGCTACAAGCGCGTCAACCACCCGAGCGAAGTGATCGAGATCGGCCAGACCGTGACCGTCCAGATCATCCGCATTAACGCCGACACGCAGCGCATCAGCCTCGGCATGAAGCAGCTTGAAAGCGATCCGTGGGATGGCGTCGGCGCGAAGTACCCGGTCGGCGCGAAGCTGACGGGCACCGTCACCAACATCACCGAATACGGCGCATTCGTCGAACTGGAGCCGGGCATCGAAGGCCTCGTCCACGTTTCGGAAATGAGCTGGACCAAGAAGAACGTCCACCCGGGCAAGATCGTCTCGACCTCGCAGGAAGTCGAAGTGATGGTCCTCGAAGTCGACGCCGAAAAGCGCCGCATCTCGCTCGGCCTCAAGCAGGCCCAGCGCAACCCGTGGGAAGAGTTCGCCGAGAAGCACCCGGTTGGCTCGAAGGTCGAAGGCGAAGTCAAGAACGCCACCGAATTCGGTCTCTTCATCGGCCTCGATGGCGACGTCGACGGCATGGTCCACATGTCCGACATCGCATGGGGCATCTCGGGTGAAGACGCCCTCGCCCTGCACCGCAAGGGTGAGCAGGTCGAAGCGATCGTCCTCGACGTCGACACCGACAAGGAACGCATCAGCCTCGGCATGAAGCAGCTCGAAAAGGGTGCACCGACCGAAGCTGGCGCTCAGGGTTCGCTCAAGCGCAACGACGTCGTCACCGTCACCGTCCTCGAAGTCCGCGATGGCGGCCTCGAAGTTCAGGTCGGCGACGATGGCGCGACCGGCTTCATCAAGCGTAGCGACCTCGGCCGCGACCGCGACGAGCAGCGTCCGGACCGTTTCCAGGTCGGCAGCAAGGTCGACGCGATGGTCACCGGTTTCGACCGTTCGAAGAAGCCGAACTTCTCGATCAAGGCGCGTCAGATCGCCGAAGAGAAGGAAGCTGTTGCACAGTTCGGTTCGTCGGATTCGGGCGCATCGCTCGGCGACATCCTCGGCGAAGCACTGAAGAAGAACGACTGA
- the gloB gene encoding hydroxyacylglutathione hydrolase, with protein MLKVHQFPCLSDNYGFLLHDTDSGETACIDTPDAEEYLKQAEAQGWKITQIWNTHWHPDHAGGNEAIKAATGCTIVAPQEVDRIHQPDRVVAHGDTVKLGEHEAHIIDVSGHTNGHIAYHLPDAAMAFVGDSVFALGCGRMFEGKPEQFWASIERVKALPADTTLYCAHEYTQANAKFALHADPDNEALQAYAREIDEKRSRGEPTVPTILSRELETNPFLRADDPSLAAKWGGSAPHETFAALRAGKDSF; from the coding sequence ATGCTCAAGGTTCACCAGTTCCCCTGCCTGTCCGACAACTACGGCTTCCTCCTCCACGATACCGACAGCGGGGAAACCGCCTGCATCGATACGCCCGATGCGGAGGAGTACCTGAAGCAGGCGGAAGCGCAGGGCTGGAAGATCACCCAGATCTGGAACACGCACTGGCATCCCGACCACGCAGGCGGAAACGAGGCGATCAAGGCAGCGACCGGCTGCACGATTGTGGCCCCGCAAGAGGTCGACCGAATCCACCAGCCCGACCGCGTGGTCGCGCATGGCGACACGGTGAAGCTGGGCGAGCACGAGGCGCACATCATCGACGTTTCGGGCCATACCAACGGTCACATCGCCTACCACCTGCCCGACGCAGCCATGGCATTCGTCGGCGACAGCGTATTTGCGCTAGGCTGCGGACGGATGTTCGAAGGCAAGCCGGAGCAGTTCTGGGCAAGCATCGAGCGGGTAAAGGCACTGCCCGCCGACACGACGCTCTACTGCGCGCATGAATACACGCAGGCCAATGCCAAATTCGCGCTCCATGCCGATCCGGACAACGAGGCGTTGCAGGCCTACGCTCGCGAGATCGACGAAAAGCGCTCGCGCGGCGAACCGACGGTGCCGACGATCCTGTCGCGCGAGCTGGAAACGAACCCGTTCCTGCGCGCCGACGATCCGTCCCTGGCGGCGAAATGGGGCGGTTCTGCACCGCACGAGACCTTCGCTGCGCTGCGTGCCGGCAAAGACAGCTTTTGA
- a CDS encoding NADPH:quinone oxidoreductase family protein, whose amino-acid sequence MKALRVEKLTDDLSGVSITEIDKPERAEGEVLVAVRAASLNFPDLLMTRGAYQFKPEVPFTLGLEFAGEVVEADAESGFAPGDRVMGGAKTGGMADFASIPAGNLRPVPDGLDFDQAAAMGAAYSTAYTALVEIGRLQKGQWVLVHGASGGVGLAACDLAKAMGARVIAASHREDKLDRIAEACAPDALLVNQGRFREQVSEITGGHLCDIVFDPIGGDVFDESTRCVTFGGQLQVIGFVAGRIPEIAVNIPLIKGFSVVGVRAGEYARRFPERGRAIMGELAKLASAGRITPTIDRTLPLSRWREAFEAMQAGDIVGKIVLTPGA is encoded by the coding sequence ATGAAAGCCCTGCGCGTCGAGAAGCTGACCGACGACCTGTCGGGAGTGAGCATCACGGAAATCGACAAGCCGGAACGGGCCGAGGGCGAGGTTCTCGTCGCGGTGCGCGCGGCTTCGCTCAACTTCCCCGACCTCTTGATGACGCGGGGCGCTTACCAGTTCAAACCGGAGGTGCCCTTCACGCTCGGGCTGGAATTTGCGGGCGAGGTTGTCGAGGCGGACGCCGAAAGCGGTTTCGCGCCTGGTGATCGGGTCATGGGCGGCGCTAAGACTGGCGGAATGGCCGATTTCGCGAGCATTCCGGCCGGTAACCTGCGCCCCGTCCCTGACGGCCTCGATTTCGACCAGGCAGCAGCGATGGGCGCTGCTTACAGCACCGCTTACACCGCGCTCGTTGAAATCGGGCGGCTGCAGAAAGGCCAGTGGGTCCTGGTCCATGGTGCGAGCGGCGGTGTCGGCCTCGCGGCCTGCGACCTTGCGAAAGCCATGGGAGCCAGGGTGATCGCGGCCTCGCACCGGGAGGACAAGCTCGACCGCATAGCCGAGGCTTGCGCGCCGGACGCGCTGCTCGTCAACCAAGGCCGGTTTCGCGAGCAAGTCAGCGAGATCACCGGCGGCCACCTGTGCGACATCGTGTTCGACCCCATCGGCGGAGACGTGTTCGATGAGAGCACCCGCTGCGTGACCTTTGGCGGGCAATTGCAGGTCATCGGGTTCGTCGCCGGACGCATCCCCGAAATCGCGGTCAACATCCCGCTCATCAAGGGCTTCAGCGTCGTCGGCGTGCGCGCGGGCGAATATGCGCGGCGCTTTCCCGAGCGGGGACGCGCCATCATGGGAGAGCTGGCCAAGCTCGCCTCGGCGGGCAGGATCACGCCCACCATCGACCGCACCCTGCCCCTGTCACGGTGGCGCGAGGCGTTCGAGGCGATGCAGGCAGGCGATATCGTCGGGAAGATCGTGCTGACACCTGGCGCCTGA